One window of the Benincasa hispida cultivar B227 chromosome 3, ASM972705v1, whole genome shotgun sequence genome contains the following:
- the LOC120073674 gene encoding uncharacterized protein LOC120073674, with amino-acid sequence MRNYAASNLYDFSPGIARPTVDDNARFEIKPIMLQMIQNVGQFGGMQGEDPHAYLTSFVEKCNTFLILGVTLEGIRLSLFPYTLRDEAKKLTYSLEPNEIVSWDQLVERATQEIADASIIVASWTRHTQRLSYGSWNVKKKEDRRGNKTKRYGELISRSDGVVTSLLQTMVINQSALNRNVAQLNTMMQVAVHKGNPLGFHQQPQGHQPHQSRNQYNHDQASSSNALSSLEAFLKEYIQKNDALIQSQATSIRIVELQVGQFANGLKTRQPGSLPSNFEAP; translated from the exons ATGCGGAACTATGCCGCATCGAACCTCTATGACTTCTCACCAGGTATCGCAAGGCCTACAGTTGACGACAATGCAAGATTTGAGATCAAGCCgataatgttacaaatgatccagAATGTCGGCCAGTTTGGAGGAATGCAgggtgaagacccgcatgcctATCTTACAAGCTTTGTGGAGAAATGTAACACATTCTTGATTCTAGGCGTGACGCTGGAAGGGATTCGTTTGTCTCTATTCCCTTACACTCTTCGAGACGAGGCTAAGAAATTGACCTATTCGCTTGAACCTAATGAGATAGTATCATGGGACCAACTGGTTGAACG AGCCACCCAAGAAATTGCGGATGCCTCTATAATTGTGGCTTCATGGACAAGACATACACAGAGGCTAAG TTATGGGAGCTGGAATGTCAAAAAAAAGGAAGACAGAAGAGGCAATAAGACCAAAAGATATGGTGAGCTCATTAGCCGCTCAGATGGCGTGGTTACATCTCTTCTTCAAACCATGGTGATCAACCAGAGCGCGTTGAATAGAAATGTTGCACAACTGAACACAATGATGCAAGTTGCG GTGCATAAGGGAAACCCTCTCGGATTCCATCAACAACCTCAAGGTCATCAGCCACATCAAAGCCGAAACCAGTATAACCACGACCAAGCGTCAAGTTCCAATGCATTGTCATCTCTAGAAGCATTCCTCAAGGAGTACATTCAGAAGAATGATGCATTGATTCAATCGCAAGCTACCTCAATACGTATTGTAGAACTCCAAGTGGGACAGTTCGCTAATGGTTTGAAAACAAGGCAGCCAGGATCCTTACCAAGCAACTTCGAAGCTCCGTGA